From one Odontesthes bonariensis isolate fOdoBon6 chromosome 14, fOdoBon6.hap1, whole genome shotgun sequence genomic stretch:
- the ptch2 gene encoding protein patched homolog 1: MASDHGVPGAGVFGDLPPSYTRSQPPANPDQLRRPSYCHAAFALKQISKGKAVGQKAPLWIRARFQAFLFSLGCRIQRHCGKVLFIGLLVFGALSVGLRVAAIETNIEQLWVEAGSRVSTELRYTREKQGEESVFTSQMLIQTPKEEGTNILTQEALLVHMEAALSASKVQVSLFGKSWDLNKICYKSGVPIIENVMIERMIDKLFPCMIITPLDCFWEGAKLQGGSAYLPGMPDIQWMNLDPVKLMEELSQFTSLEGFKEMLDKAQVGHAYMNRPCLDPSDPDCPLSAPNKEQGESPDIAGHLQGGCHGFSRKFMHWQEELILGGRVKSNQDALLSAEALQTMFLLMSPKQLYEHFKDDYEIHDINWNEEKATAILESWQRKFVEAVHESIPANASQSIHAFSTTTLNDIMKSFSDVSVIRVAGGYLLMLAYACVTMLRWDCAKSQGAVGLAGVLLVALSVAAGLGLCSLLGLSFNAATTQVLPFLALGIGVDDMFLLAHSFTESGSNIPFKDRTGDCLRRTGTSVALTSINNMIAFFMAALVPIPALRAFSLQAAIVVVFNFAMVLLIFPAILSLDLHRREDKRLDILCCLYSPCSDRVIHLSPHELSDAGEQLHSPTTGTTHTHQYTAGSTITTSTQITTTVQAFTQCDAAGQHIVTILPPTSQISTSPASIIVCPTTQGQAISPSPTTTSVPDPYGSQLFTPTSSSTRDLLAQVDDSKSGKKCVPFPFLHWNLSSFARDKYAPLLLKPKSKATVVVLFLGLLGLSLYGTTMVHDGLYLTDIVPRDTKEYDFIDAQFKYFSFYNMYLVTMNGFDYAQSQRLLIQLHNAFNSVRYVVRDGDNKLPRMWLHYFQDWLKGLQAAFDADWQAGRITADSYRNGTEDGALAYKLLIQTGSKKEPFNYSQLTSRQLVDAEGLIPPEVFYIYLAVWVSNDPLGYAASQANFYPHPREWIHDKYDTTGENLRIPAAEPLEFAQFPFYLNGLRQASDFVEAIESVRAICDEFSRKGVFNYPNGYPFLFWEQYIGLRHWFLLAISVVLACTFLVCAILLLNPWTAGIIVFILAMMTVELFGIMGLIGIKLSAIPVVILIASVGIGVEFTVHIALGFLTAIGNRNNRSAVALEHMFAPVVDGAISTLLSVLMLAGSEFDFIMRYFFAVLAILTVLGMLNGLVLLPVLLSMLGPPAEVTPVDNASCLPAPSPEPPLPPPITHHGYYTGHHNPRSPRQQAFSESSDSEYYSELTTTSGIGEDDYKYCDRSVYPTSHNGIPPATSHILLEASKNPSFPKLTVVKPYRENATSGRIEPLSESSHTAQSPLGSQVTCWDRSKQEQLNGLQRLQAQPTQHLPGDRAHFPGRTCQSGPRPQNGRGPQPNRTKGPSYSHSNSALPTQHGSSGGPVTMVTATASVTVAVHPTLPGATYQGYMHEGFDTDSESDCFEAAKRTCGEKTNFSSCKRDSLELQDLEATQDQTEYQLGKTQGGLRIQASKDC; encoded by the exons CTGGCAGTCGGGTGAGCACAGAGCTTCGCTACACCAGGGAGAAGCAAGGAGAGGAGTCGGTATTTACCTCACAGATGCTTATTCAGACCCCCAAAGAAGAGGGCACTAATATTCTTACCCAGGAGGCTTTGCTGGTTCACATGGAAGCTGCCCTGTCCGCGAGCAAGGTGCAGGTGTCGCTGTTTGGAAA ATCGTGGGATCTTAATAAAATATGCTATAAATCAGGAGTGCCTATTATAGAAAATGTCATGATTGAAAGG ATGATTGACAAGCTTTTCCCCTGTATGATAATCACTCCATTGGACTGTTTCTGGGAAGGAGCCAAACTCCAGGGAGGCTCTGCCTATTTACC GGGTATGCCAGATATCCAGTGGATGAATTTGGATCCTGTCAAGCTGATGGAGGAATTGAGCCAGTTCACTTCCCTGGAAGGATTTAAGGAGATGTTGGACAAAGCCCAG GTGGGACATGCCTACATGAACAGGCCGTGCCTCGATCCTTCGGACCCTGACTGCCCTCTCAGTGCACCCAACAAGGAACAGGGAGAG AGTCCTGACATTGCGGGGCATCTCCAGGGTGGTTGTCATGGTTTTAGCCGGAAGTTCATGCACTGGCAGGAGGAGCTCATCCTGGGGGGACGAGTCAAAAGCAACCAAGATGCTCtgctgag TGCTGAGGCTCTCCAAACCATGTTCCTGTTGATGAGTCCCAAACAGCTATACGAGCACTTTAAAGATGACTACGAGATCCATGACATCAACTGGAATGAAGAAAAGGCTACAGCCATCCTCGAGTCCTGGCAGAGAAAGTTTGTGGAG GCGGTTCACGAGAGTATCCCAGCAAACGCGAGTCAGTCCATCCATGCTTTCTCCACCACCACCCTCAATGACATTATGAAGTCCTTCTCTGATGTCAGTGTCATCAGGGTGGCTGGTGGATACCTCCTTATG CTGGCATATGCCTGTGTGACTATGCTAAGATGGGATTGTGCAAAGTCCCAGGGGGCCGTTGGGCTGGCTGGAGTGCTGTTGGTGGCCCTGTCAGTGGCAGCAGGATTGGGTCTTTGCTCCCTCCTTGGCCTCTCTTTCAATGCTGCAACCACACAG GTGCTTCCTTTCCTGGCACTGGGGATCGGGGTGGATGACATGTTTCTGTTGGCTCACTCATTCACAGAAAGTGGAAGTAACATCCCCTTTAAG gATCGGACGGGGGACTGTTTGCGTCGCACCGGAACCAGTGTGGCTCTGACTTCCATCAACAACATGATTGCGTTCTTCATGGCCGCCCTTGTGCCCATCCCTGCTTTGCGAGCTTTCTCATTGCAG GCAGCCATAGTGGTTGTGTTCAACTTTGCCATGGTGCTCCTTATCTTCCCCGCCATCCTCAGTTTAGACCTCCATCGGCGTGAGGACAAGCGTTTGGACATCCTCTGCTGCTTGTACAGCCCTTGCTCTGATCGCGTCATCCACCTCTCTCCGCACGAGTTGTCGGATGCCGGAGAACAGCTTCACTCTCCCACAACAGGGACGACGCACACGCACCAGTACACGGCGGGGTCGACAATCACCACCAGCACCCAAATCACCACAACAGTGCAGGCGTTCACGCAGTGTGACGCAGCAGGTCAGCATATTGTCACCATCCTGCCGCCTACCTCACAGATCTCCACCAGCCCTGCTTCCATCATCGTCTGCCCCACCACACAGGGTCAAG CCATCTCACCCTCCCCTACGACCACCTCTGTGCCAGACCCCTACGGCTCCCAGCTCTTCACCCCTACCTCCAGCTCCACACGAGACCTCTTAGCGCAGGTGGACGACTCTAAATCTGGAAAGAAGTGTGTCCCATTCCCTTTCCTTCATTGGAACCTGTCCAGTTTTGCCAGGGATAAATATGCCCCCTTGCTCTTAAAGCCCAAGAGCAAAGCCACCGTGGTTGTTCTCTTCCTGGGCCTCCTGGGACTCAGTCTGTACGGCACCACCATGGTGCACGACGGCCTTTACCTGACTGATATCGTACCACGTGACACCAAGGAGTATGATTTCATTGATGCCCAGTTCAAGTATTTCTCCTTCTACAACATGTACCTGGTAACCATGAATGGATTTGACTATGCCCAGTCTCAGAGGCTGCTGATTCAGTTGCACAACGCCTTCAACTCTGTTAGATATGTCGTTAGAGATGGTGACAACAAACTACCCCGCATGTGGCTGCACTACTTCCAGGACTGGctcaaag gtcttcaggctgctttTGATGCTGACTGGCAGGCAGGCAGGATTACTGCTGACAGTTATAGAAATGGCACAGAGGATGGAGCTCTGGCATACAAGCTCCTCATCCAGACCGGTTCCAAAAAAGAGCCTTTTAACTACAGCCAG CTCACCTCTCGTCAGCTGGTGGATGCAGAAGGTTTGATCCCCCCAGAGGTGTTTTACATCTATCTGGCAGTCTGGGTCAGTAACGACCCTCTAGGTTATGCTGCCTCCCAGGCCAACTTCTACCCTCACCCCAGAGAGTGGATTCATGACAAGTATGACACCACAGGAGAAAATCTGCGCA TCCCAGCTGCTGAGCCCCTGGAGTTTGCTCAGTTTCCCTTCTACCTGAATGGCCTTCGTCAGGCCAGCGACTTTGTGGAGGCCATTGAGAGTGTTCGGGCCATCTGCGATGAGTTCAGTCGCAAGGGTGTGTTCAACTACCCTAACGGATACCCCTTCCTGTTCTGGGAGCAGTACATCGGCCTCAGACATTGGTTTCTGCTGGCGATCAGTGTGGTACTGGCCTGCACCTTCCTGGTTTGTGCGATTCTCCTGCTCAACCCCTGGACAGCTGGCATCATC gtgtttatCTTGGCCATGATGACTGTGGAGTTGTTTGGCATCATGGGTCTGATTGGCATCAAGCTCAGTGCCATTCCTGTAGTCATCTTGATTGCTTCGGTGGGGATCGGAGTGGAGTTTACTGTTCACATTGCGTTG GGCTTCCTGACAGCGATTGGCAACAGAAACAATCGGTCGGCAGTGGCACTGGAGCACATGTTTGCGCCAGTGGTTGACGGAGCCATCTCTACATTGCTGAGTGTTCTCATGCTGGCTGGGTCAGAGTTTGACTTCATCATGAG GTATTTTTTTGCTGTGTTAGCCATACTGACTGTTTTGGGGATGCTGAATGGATTAGTTCTTCTCCCAGTCCTCCTCTCTATGCTGGGCCCTCCGGCTGAGGTCACCCCGGTTGACAATGCCAGCTGCCTGCCGGCACCTTCGCCCGAGCCGCCACTGCCTCCACCGATTACCCACCATGGGTACTACACAGGCCACCACAACCCACGGTCACCTCGTCAACAAGCATTTTCAGAGTCATCAGACTCTGAGTATTACTCTGAGTTGACCACCACATCAGGGATTGGCGAGGACGACTATAAGTACTGTGACCGGAGTGTGTACCCAACATCACACAACGGCATTCCGCCTGCAACATCTCACATACTGCTGGAAGCCAGCAAGAACCCCAGCTTTCCCAAACTCACG GTGGTGAAGCCATACAGAGAAAATGCCACTAGTGGTAGGATTGAACCCCTAAGTGAAAGCTCTCACACTGCACAGTCACCTCTTGGCTCCCAGGTGACATGTTGGGATAGAAGCAAACAGGAGCAGCTGAACGGCCTCCAGAGACTGCAGGCTCAGCCCACGCAACACTTACCCGGAGACAGAGCTCACTTTCCCGGGAGGACTTGTCAAAGCGGCCCCAGGCCGCAGAACGGCAGAGGGCCGCAGCCAAACAGAACTAAAGGGCCGAGCTACAGCCACAGCAACTCTGCCCTGCCGACACAACATGGCTCCTCTGGGGGACCTGTTACTATGGTTACAGCCACAGCCTCTGTGACCGTGGCTGTGCATCCGACTTTGCCAGGGGCGACATACCAAGGTTACATGCATGAAGGTTTTGACACAGACAGTGAGTCGGACTGCTTTGAAGCTGCTAAAAGGACGTGTGgtgaaaaaacaaacttttcttCATGTAAAAGAGACTCTCTGGAGCTCCAGGACTTGGAAGCAACACAGGACCAGACAGAGTATCAACTCGGCAAAACACAAG GTGGGCTGAGGATCCAGGCATCCAAAGATTGCTAG
- the kif2c gene encoding kinesin-like protein KIF2C isoform X2: MESNLSRLLVGLSVQISRSDGRVHSATVKSVDGVKGSAMVDWHERNILRGKEVEMSELCLLNPELLEPIHSATSKAANPPAPEKDKKYEGRLRSSRIPAPPSFATRSQARKTCLFQVPAPVAAPASTAGSSQANPETIRADLKPLPVLTNFTIPNQQRKEKDAKLASSLPFAREAIKENEPERMPPLPSAKGRRKSVAPQELNKGNKRLSSVIKPFDTQTKKGKFGEASRPNQKFYEMIQDFRESLEITPLSTADLIEPHRICVCVRKRPLNKQEIVKKEIDVVSVPGRGTLLVHEPKQKVDLTKYLDNQVFHFDYSFDESATNDLVYKFTAKPLVQSIFEGGVATCFAYGQTGSGKTHTMGGNFTGKQQNSAQGIYALAAQDVFTHLNHRRYNNLDVSVYVSFFEIYNGKVYDLLNKKAKLRVLEDDRQQVQVVGLEEIDVSTTEDVIKIIQMGSSCRTSGQTSANANSSRSHAVLQIVLRRNDRATTLHGKFSLVDLAGNERGTDVSSNDRNTLVETAEINRSLLALKECIRSLGMNSDHIPFRMSTLTKVLRDSFIGEKSRTCMIAMVSPSMASCEYTMNTLRYADRVKELKGSSKAIGAPKTQEPMSSSSDEGTDVDTSVYDAISQVAEFEEKVYAELKRGNELVNDMEQTSYNIEAGFPNLMDHSRKLMDTVLALQSAVDQERITRLHH; this comes from the exons ATGGAGAGCAACCTGTCCAGACTTCTGGTTGGACTTTCTGTTCAGATTAGTCGCAGTGATG GTCGAGTCCACTCGGCCACGGTGAAATCCGTTGATGGCGTCAAGGGCAGTGCTATGGTGGACTGGCATGAACGAAACATCCTTCGTGGGAAGGAG GTTGAAATGAGTGAATTATGTTTACTCAATCCAGAGCTTTTGGAACCTATACATTCTGCCACCAGTAAAGCTGCCAATCCACCTGCTCCTGAGAAAGACAAA aAGTATGAGGGTCGACTTCGCTCATCAAGGattcctgcccctccctcct TTGCCACTCGGTCTCAGGCGCGGAAGACTTGTTTGTTCCAGGTCCCGGCACCCGTTGCAGCGCCAGCATCAACCGCGGGATCTTCCCAAGCAAACCCAGAGACGATCCGTGCTGATCTCAAACCATTGCCAGTCCTCACAAACTTTA CAATTCCTAATCAGCAGCGTAAAGAGAAGGATGCCAAGCTAGCATCTTCGCTGCCTTTTGCTCGTGAGGCCATAAAGGAAAATGAGCCTGAGCGGATGCCTCCTCTGCCTTCGGCCAAAG GCAGAAGAAAATCTGTGGCTCCCCAGGAGTTAAACAAAGGCAACAAAAGATTGTCTTCTGTTATAAAGCCCTTCGACACGCAGACCAAGAAGGGAAAG TTCGGAGAGGCATCTCGTCCGAACCAGAAGTTCTATGAGATGATCCAAGATTTCCGAGAGAGCTTGGAAATAACCCCGTTATCCACAGCTGACCTG ATTGAGCCTCACAGGATCTGCGTTTGCGTTCGGAAGCGGCCCCTTAACAAGCAAG AGATTGTTAAGAAGGAAATAGATGTGGTGTCTGTGCCTGGAAGGGGTACATTACTGGTCCATGAGCCAAAACAAAAGGTGGACCTCACAAAATACTTGGACAACCAGGTCTTCCACTTTGACTACTCCTTTGATGAAAGTGCCACCAATGACCTGGTTTACAA gTTCACAGCCAAACCTTTGGTGCAGTCCATTTTTGAAGGTGGTGTGGCAACTTGTTTTGCCTATGGACAGACGGGTAGTGGTAAGACTCAC ACGATGGGAGGTAATTTCACAGGAAAGCAGCAGAACAGTGCTCAAGGAATCTACGCCTTGGCAG cccAGGATGTTTTCACCCACCTCAACCACAGGAGATATAATAATCTGGATGTGTCTGTCTATGTCAGCTTCTTTGAGATTTACAACGGCAAA GTTTACGACCTGCTGAATAAGAAGGCCAAGCTCCGTGTCTTGGAGGATGATCGGCAGCAGGTTCAGGTGGTGGGACTGGAGGAGATCGACGTGTCCACAACGGAAGACGTCATCAAGATTATACAGATGGGCAGTTCCTGCAG AACATCGGGCCAGACCTCAGCCAACGCCAACTCATCCCGCTCTCACGCCGTCCTCCAGATTGTGCTACGGCGCAACGACCGCGCCACCACTCTGCATGGCAAGTTTTCATTGGTGGATTTGGCTGGCAATGAGCGTGGCACCGATGTCAGCAGCAATGACCGCAACACTTTGGTTGAGACTGCTGAGATCAACCGCAGTCTGCTCGCTCTCAAG GAGTGTATTCGTTCACTGGGAATGAACAGTGACCACATTCCTTTCCGGATGAGCACTCTAACCAAAGTGCTGAGGGATTCCTTCATTGGAGAAAAGTCCAGGACCTGCATG ATCGCCATGGTGTCTCCAAGCATGGCCTCATGTGAATATACTATGAATACACTACGCTATGCTGACAG AGTGAAAGAGTTGAAAGGCAGTTCTAAAGCCATTGGAGCACCGAAGACACAGGAACCTATGAGCAGTTCCTCAGATGAG GGAACTGATGTGGACACCAGCGTGTATGACGCCATATCTCAAGTGGCAGAGTTTGAGGAGAAAGTTTATGCGGAGCTCAAG agaGGAAATGAACTTGTTAATGACATGGAACAAACCTCCTACAACATTGAGGCAGGATTTCCGAACTTGATGGATCATTCCCGCAAATTAATGG ACACAGTTCTGGCTCTGCAGTCTGCTGTGGATCAGGAGCGGATAACGAGGCTGCACCACTGA
- the kif2c gene encoding kinesin-like protein KIF2C isoform X1, protein MESNLSRLLVGLSVQISRSDGRVHSATVKSVDGVKGSAMVDWHERNILRGKEVEMSELCLLNPELLEPIHSATSKAANPPAPEKDKKYEGRLRSSRIPAPPSSSAPVVPKAQESVATRSQARKTCLFQVPAPVAAPASTAGSSQANPETIRADLKPLPVLTNFTIPNQQRKEKDAKLASSLPFAREAIKENEPERMPPLPSAKGRRKSVAPQELNKGNKRLSSVIKPFDTQTKKGKFGEASRPNQKFYEMIQDFRESLEITPLSTADLIEPHRICVCVRKRPLNKQEIVKKEIDVVSVPGRGTLLVHEPKQKVDLTKYLDNQVFHFDYSFDESATNDLVYKFTAKPLVQSIFEGGVATCFAYGQTGSGKTHTMGGNFTGKQQNSAQGIYALAAQDVFTHLNHRRYNNLDVSVYVSFFEIYNGKVYDLLNKKAKLRVLEDDRQQVQVVGLEEIDVSTTEDVIKIIQMGSSCRTSGQTSANANSSRSHAVLQIVLRRNDRATTLHGKFSLVDLAGNERGTDVSSNDRNTLVETAEINRSLLALKECIRSLGMNSDHIPFRMSTLTKVLRDSFIGEKSRTCMIAMVSPSMASCEYTMNTLRYADRVKELKGSSKAIGAPKTQEPMSSSSDEGTDVDTSVYDAISQVAEFEEKVYAELKRGNELVNDMEQTSYNIEAGFPNLMDHSRKLMDTVLALQSAVDQERITRLHH, encoded by the exons ATGGAGAGCAACCTGTCCAGACTTCTGGTTGGACTTTCTGTTCAGATTAGTCGCAGTGATG GTCGAGTCCACTCGGCCACGGTGAAATCCGTTGATGGCGTCAAGGGCAGTGCTATGGTGGACTGGCATGAACGAAACATCCTTCGTGGGAAGGAG GTTGAAATGAGTGAATTATGTTTACTCAATCCAGAGCTTTTGGAACCTATACATTCTGCCACCAGTAAAGCTGCCAATCCACCTGCTCCTGAGAAAGACAAA aAGTATGAGGGTCGACTTCGCTCATCAAGGattcctgcccctccctcct CCTCTGCTCCAGTGGTACCAAAGGCTCAAGAGTCAG TTGCCACTCGGTCTCAGGCGCGGAAGACTTGTTTGTTCCAGGTCCCGGCACCCGTTGCAGCGCCAGCATCAACCGCGGGATCTTCCCAAGCAAACCCAGAGACGATCCGTGCTGATCTCAAACCATTGCCAGTCCTCACAAACTTTA CAATTCCTAATCAGCAGCGTAAAGAGAAGGATGCCAAGCTAGCATCTTCGCTGCCTTTTGCTCGTGAGGCCATAAAGGAAAATGAGCCTGAGCGGATGCCTCCTCTGCCTTCGGCCAAAG GCAGAAGAAAATCTGTGGCTCCCCAGGAGTTAAACAAAGGCAACAAAAGATTGTCTTCTGTTATAAAGCCCTTCGACACGCAGACCAAGAAGGGAAAG TTCGGAGAGGCATCTCGTCCGAACCAGAAGTTCTATGAGATGATCCAAGATTTCCGAGAGAGCTTGGAAATAACCCCGTTATCCACAGCTGACCTG ATTGAGCCTCACAGGATCTGCGTTTGCGTTCGGAAGCGGCCCCTTAACAAGCAAG AGATTGTTAAGAAGGAAATAGATGTGGTGTCTGTGCCTGGAAGGGGTACATTACTGGTCCATGAGCCAAAACAAAAGGTGGACCTCACAAAATACTTGGACAACCAGGTCTTCCACTTTGACTACTCCTTTGATGAAAGTGCCACCAATGACCTGGTTTACAA gTTCACAGCCAAACCTTTGGTGCAGTCCATTTTTGAAGGTGGTGTGGCAACTTGTTTTGCCTATGGACAGACGGGTAGTGGTAAGACTCAC ACGATGGGAGGTAATTTCACAGGAAAGCAGCAGAACAGTGCTCAAGGAATCTACGCCTTGGCAG cccAGGATGTTTTCACCCACCTCAACCACAGGAGATATAATAATCTGGATGTGTCTGTCTATGTCAGCTTCTTTGAGATTTACAACGGCAAA GTTTACGACCTGCTGAATAAGAAGGCCAAGCTCCGTGTCTTGGAGGATGATCGGCAGCAGGTTCAGGTGGTGGGACTGGAGGAGATCGACGTGTCCACAACGGAAGACGTCATCAAGATTATACAGATGGGCAGTTCCTGCAG AACATCGGGCCAGACCTCAGCCAACGCCAACTCATCCCGCTCTCACGCCGTCCTCCAGATTGTGCTACGGCGCAACGACCGCGCCACCACTCTGCATGGCAAGTTTTCATTGGTGGATTTGGCTGGCAATGAGCGTGGCACCGATGTCAGCAGCAATGACCGCAACACTTTGGTTGAGACTGCTGAGATCAACCGCAGTCTGCTCGCTCTCAAG GAGTGTATTCGTTCACTGGGAATGAACAGTGACCACATTCCTTTCCGGATGAGCACTCTAACCAAAGTGCTGAGGGATTCCTTCATTGGAGAAAAGTCCAGGACCTGCATG ATCGCCATGGTGTCTCCAAGCATGGCCTCATGTGAATATACTATGAATACACTACGCTATGCTGACAG AGTGAAAGAGTTGAAAGGCAGTTCTAAAGCCATTGGAGCACCGAAGACACAGGAACCTATGAGCAGTTCCTCAGATGAG GGAACTGATGTGGACACCAGCGTGTATGACGCCATATCTCAAGTGGCAGAGTTTGAGGAGAAAGTTTATGCGGAGCTCAAG agaGGAAATGAACTTGTTAATGACATGGAACAAACCTCCTACAACATTGAGGCAGGATTTCCGAACTTGATGGATCATTCCCGCAAATTAATGG ACACAGTTCTGGCTCTGCAGTCTGCTGTGGATCAGGAGCGGATAACGAGGCTGCACCACTGA